agttagttaatagttctgggcctcaacaagtaaagtcacaacataatgatacatttgggTATCGGGgtattatatatgaataaaatacgTTGTCAGGTTTTAACTGAATGGATTATTGCCGCTTTTCTTACACACCAGTGCATTAACAAACTCACAAACATCAGTGGGTATTTTTTTTGCTAgtaatttaaatgtctgaaacattatttttatgtggctgaaaacactgaattgtTGTGATATAGGCTAAAGGCACTGAGCGTGTGTATTTGGCTCAGTGCCAAACAAGAAGCAAAAGCCCCCCCAAGCCCCCCCTTGACGCCGGAGCTGCCTTTCCTCCTAGTCATCCCACCATTTACTATTGTTTTTCACTGTTTCTGTCAATAAAAGACTGGGAAAAAATTAGGGTGTTAGGGTTGTCATTTGGAGAATGCCTATGCTTGTTGGTTTTGTTGCAATTTGCAGGTTGTTTAGTACTTGCAGTATGTCCATGACCAGATCAGAGTCAAGACTAGTTAAATCTAGTAAAATCCAGTTATAATTCAAAATCCATTATAATTAAATCCTTACTGATTTTCTAATGAACTAAACTCAAAATTCTCACTGTTTTCCTACATTGTTGTTGGTTAAAATATAGAGCTCCTGTAATCGTCATAGACAGCTTGGTACAATTTATATGATTTtctgcataaaaaaatatttattcacagccattgcacttcataCTTGGCAGAAAATTGCCAgtacatttcagttttatttttacagtgtagcctgACAGCATCAGATACCATATAAGATAACAAAATCTGGTTATGTAATCAAGCGCAAATGCACATGTATTTTTTCTACAAGCATCCAGTACAAGGTTTGCAgtattaatgatttttattggCGGTATTAGAGGTTAATAGTTTTACATTTGAGACATTATAATGATAAAAGTTACAAtcaaatcattttcattatcattttaCAGACAATTGTCATTCTAATTgattaacacaaaatataatttaatatagactcagtaaaaatgtatgcaaaatttaaattaaaacaagtcTGCCTCTATCCGGCACAATGTTTGCAGTATTACAAGTGTTAGAAatttgttttatcattctgACAAGAAATATTATGGTGATTATAATTGTAATGAAATTACAATCTGCATAACACATCACTCATAATAGGTTCCCTCAATAATGTTTGTAAAGCTTAATCACTCAGTGAGGCTTCTTTTTTACGTAACCCCTGTTtgcttttgttattattattgaaacaaCTTAAATGGTTTTCCATATAGGTTTTGCAACTCTGTCTCTAAAGCAGCCACATCCATTTTCCTAATTGTGGAGTCATTTTCATTGGTTCCAATAATTCCTCCTGAGACTATACATCTGTTCTTTTTGTCTAAGCAGCAGTATGCAGTCCAGAAATGACTAGGCACATTCActctgttgtttattttattaatgcctGGTACCACCCCTGTCACAATGTAAACAGTTTGTAAACGACAAGTACTTTCCAGATGTTTCGCCAGTGATTGTTCTTCATCCCACCAAAAAACTCTGTTAAAACATTTGGCTTGTGGAGCAGCATTGGTGAGAGTGAAGGTGGCATCAGCACAGCCCTGTGAGTTTGCCAGGTAGACTGGTGCCAGATGACCTTTGTCATAGCCAGAATTATCATAATCTCTATTGAGAGCTTGATTGTCTCCACGTCTATCTATATTCACAGTCCTCGAAAAATCcatgttttttcctttcatAACGTCATCAATCtgcaacattttattaaacataagaGAAAATATACACTTGAGATATATTGGAtataaggaaaaacaaaaacaaatgtacgTCCATTTATCTTTCAGTTTTTCCTGTGTTTCACACAACATACTTGTGTGAGAACACATGCTAGCAATCGCTctt
This Labeo rohita strain BAU-BD-2019 unplaced genomic scaffold, IGBB_LRoh.1.0 scaffold_1285, whole genome shotgun sequence DNA region includes the following protein-coding sequences:
- the LOC127157967 gene encoding endonuclease domain-containing 1 protein-like, producing the protein MMLILHVLILSLLSGGSAEVVTDFESKCGQFFAHGKSPTKFTGTQYRQICQTLNNVVYFATFYDTYNKIPVYSAYKFEGLMTCTRLNKWYIEPQIDDVMKGKNMDFSRTVNIDRRGDNQALNRDYDNSGYDKGHLAPVYLANSQGCADATFTLTNAAPQAKCFNRVFWWDEEQSLAKHLESTCRLQTVYIVTGVVPGINKINNRVNVPSHFWTAYCCLDKKNRCIVSGGIIGTNENDSTIRKMDVAALETELQNLYGKPFKLFQ